The following are from one region of the Erwinia billingiae Eb661 genome:
- a CDS encoding aminotransferase-like domain-containing protein: MTRYQHLADLLAGRIEQGLYRSGERLPSVRILSTEHGVSISTVQQAYHLLEERQLITPQPRSGYFVTPRKAEPPVPPLTRPAQRPVEITQWDAVLDLLNARQEKDVLQLGSGMPDLNQPTLKPLWKIMSRIGHQQDVRMLNYDNIYGLPELREQIARLAIDGGCHLTADEIVVTTGCHEALSVSIRAVCQPGDIVAVESPTFHGTMQSLRGFGIKAIEIPTDSETGISLEALELAFEQWPIKAVVVVPNCNNPLGFIMPEPRKRALLALAQRFDVAIVEDDVYGELAYEYPRPPTIKSFDDEGRVLLCSSFSKTVAPGLRVGWVVPGRYLDRVLHMKYIVTGSTATQTQMAAAEFVRQGYYPAHLRRMRQQYQRNLEIFTHWVRHYFPCGICVTRPQGGFLMWIELPEAFDSVRLNKELREAKLQIAVGSLFSASGKYRNCLRLSYAQPFTDRTGIALEILGAAVERAMERCGIKVHHPVTSTDEEEGRVSERG, from the coding sequence ATCATTTGCTGGAAGAGAGGCAGTTGATCACGCCGCAGCCTCGCTCAGGCTATTTTGTCACTCCGCGCAAAGCCGAACCGCCCGTTCCTCCGCTAACCCGTCCGGCTCAGCGTCCGGTAGAAATTACGCAGTGGGATGCGGTGCTGGATTTGTTAAACGCCCGTCAGGAAAAAGATGTGTTGCAGTTAGGCAGCGGCATGCCTGACCTGAACCAGCCAACGCTCAAGCCGCTGTGGAAGATCATGAGTCGGATCGGCCATCAGCAGGATGTGCGGATGCTGAACTACGACAATATTTATGGGCTGCCGGAATTACGTGAACAGATTGCCCGTCTGGCCATTGATGGCGGTTGTCATCTGACGGCGGATGAGATTGTGGTCACCACCGGTTGTCACGAAGCCTTGTCGGTATCGATTCGCGCTGTCTGCCAGCCGGGCGATATTGTGGCGGTAGAATCCCCGACCTTCCACGGCACCATGCAGTCCCTGCGGGGCTTTGGCATTAAAGCCATTGAGATCCCCACCGATTCAGAAACCGGGATCAGCCTTGAAGCCCTTGAGCTGGCGTTTGAGCAGTGGCCGATTAAAGCGGTGGTGGTGGTACCCAACTGCAATAACCCGCTGGGCTTTATCATGCCCGAACCACGTAAGCGTGCCTTGCTGGCTCTGGCGCAGCGTTTTGACGTGGCCATTGTCGAAGATGACGTCTACGGCGAACTGGCGTATGAATATCCCCGCCCGCCAACCATCAAGTCGTTCGATGATGAAGGCCGGGTTTTGCTGTGCAGTTCCTTCTCCAAAACCGTCGCCCCTGGTCTGCGGGTGGGCTGGGTTGTGCCGGGACGATATCTCGATCGTGTACTGCATATGAAATACATCGTGACCGGTTCAACAGCCACGCAAACCCAGATGGCCGCGGCGGAATTTGTTCGCCAGGGCTACTATCCGGCGCATCTGCGACGGATGCGTCAGCAGTACCAGCGTAATCTGGAAATATTTACCCACTGGGTTCGCCATTACTTCCCTTGCGGCATTTGCGTCACCCGGCCGCAGGGCGGTTTTTTGATGTGGATAGAATTGCCGGAAGCATTCGACTCCGTCAGGCTTAACAAGGAGTTGCGCGAGGCCAAACTGCAAATCGCGGTGGGATCGCTGTTCTCCGCCTCTGGAAAATACCGCAACTGTCTGCGCCTAAGCTATGCCCAACCGTTTACCGACAGAACCGGCATAGCGCTGGAAATCCTTGGTGCTGCGGTGGAGCGGGCAATGGAGCGCTGTGGTATCAAGGTGCACCATCCGGTCACCTCCACCGATGAGGAAGAAGGCAGGGTCAGCGAGAGGGGTTGA